A single Streptomyces mirabilis DNA region contains:
- a CDS encoding PepSY domain-containing protein, protein MSQPEPPQQPESTPDSPVAPPKPAKSAKTFRARLPRVSRRRGTVLGVAVLLAAAAGAVAVVHHDHGEKGDHGRFAAEHRRADGRDDRQGAYGQARGGRGGQNDESRLDGNSQSSQSGQSAAGTLAPAPLPAVSAAAAIEAAGKAVSDGKTEALRVVAEQGGGSAWEVEVLGTDGVRHLVTVDGATGTVTGNTVAPATSDTTN, encoded by the coding sequence ATGTCCCAACCCGAACCGCCGCAGCAGCCCGAGTCGACGCCGGACTCACCGGTTGCGCCGCCGAAGCCGGCCAAGTCGGCCAAGACCTTCCGGGCGCGCCTCCCCCGGGTGAGCCGTCGCCGTGGGACCGTCCTCGGCGTCGCGGTTCTCCTGGCGGCCGCGGCCGGCGCCGTTGCGGTCGTCCACCACGACCACGGTGAAAAGGGCGACCACGGCCGGTTTGCGGCAGAGCACAGGCGGGCGGACGGCCGCGACGACCGGCAGGGCGCATACGGGCAGGCACGAGGCGGTCGCGGCGGCCAGAACGACGAATCCAGGCTCGATGGCAACAGCCAGAGCAGCCAGAGCGGTCAGAGCGCTGCAGGGACCCTCGCGCCCGCGCCGCTTCCGGCAGTTTCGGCCGCGGCGGCGATCGAGGCGGCCGGCAAGGCGGTTTCCGACGGCAAGACGGAGGCGCTGCGCGTGGTCGCCGAGCAGGGTGGCGGAAGCGCGTGGGAGGTCGAGGTGCTGGGCACCGACGGCGTCCGGCACCTGGTCACCGTCGACGGTGCCACCGGCACGGTGACCGGCAACACCGTCGCGCCGGCGACCTCGGACACGACGAACTGA
- a CDS encoding response regulator transcription factor, whose protein sequence is MRVLVVEDEKRLAAALQRGLRAEGFTVDVAHDGNQGLWLALEHSYDVVVLDIMLPGLNGYRVCARLRSAGSVTPILMLTAKDGEYDEAEALDTGADDFLSKPFSYVVLVARLRALHRRTGHRLPPAFRLGDLVIDPAGHTCVRGGTEVRLTAREFAILEYLARRAGEVVSKREILEHVWDSAFEADPNLVEVHVSAVRRKIDTAFGRCALETIRGAGYRLAADGG, encoded by the coding sequence GTGCGCGTACTGGTGGTCGAGGACGAGAAGCGGCTGGCCGCCGCTCTGCAGCGAGGGCTCAGGGCCGAGGGGTTCACCGTCGATGTCGCCCACGACGGGAACCAGGGACTGTGGCTCGCCCTGGAGCACAGCTACGACGTGGTCGTGCTCGACATCATGCTGCCCGGCCTCAACGGCTACCGGGTCTGCGCCAGGCTGCGTTCGGCCGGGAGCGTCACACCGATCCTGATGCTCACTGCCAAGGACGGGGAGTACGACGAGGCCGAGGCGCTGGACACCGGTGCCGACGACTTCCTGTCCAAGCCGTTCTCCTACGTCGTCCTGGTCGCCCGGCTCCGCGCGCTCCACCGTCGTACAGGCCACCGGCTCCCTCCGGCATTCCGGCTCGGTGACCTGGTGATCGATCCGGCCGGCCACACATGTGTCCGTGGTGGCACCGAAGTCCGGCTCACCGCACGGGAGTTCGCCATTCTGGAGTACCTGGCCCGCCGGGCCGGCGAGGTGGTGTCCAAGCGCGAGATCCTCGAACACGTCTGGGACTCGGCCTTCGAGGCGGACCCCAATCTCGTCGAGGTCCACGTCAGCGCCGTACGCCGCAAGATCGACACCGCCTTCGGGCGCTGCGCCCTGGAGACCATCCGCGGCGCCGGATACCGGCTGGCGGCCGACGGTGGCTAG
- a CDS encoding ATP-binding protein: MRLVRHPWPGSVRARATLGATAVVALALTAASFALFAMLHADLQRNANDAATAQADTVGQLAAEGKLPDLLPLTHGADFIQVVDSSGRVVAASQNLVGRPAVADLRPHEGRLRATWSGEPFGEGHRQRIVAVTAQTPGGAVTVYAGTSLRDADAADEITKVALGIGTPLLLATVALVTWWVTGRALRPVEAIRSEVAEITGRALHRRVPVPAAQDEVARLARTMNATLDRLEDAVVRQRRFIADASHELRSPITVLRTQLEVALAHPDPALWPDLVSDALEDTVRLQDLASDLLLLARLDAAEPVSRLPLDMAELCRTTVSARHGDRLPIDTRLQPGLTVEGNRGWLVRLLTNLLDNAQRHADRRIELTLRSDPDAGLAVLKVTDDGPGIPEADRERIFERFTRLDDARSRDLGGAGLGLAIARDIAHQHHGTLRVEPHPYGAGIVARLPLSPPGP, encoded by the coding sequence GTGAGGCTCGTACGACATCCGTGGCCGGGATCGGTGCGGGCCCGGGCGACGCTCGGGGCGACCGCGGTCGTCGCCCTCGCACTGACCGCAGCCTCCTTCGCGCTGTTCGCCATGCTGCACGCCGACCTCCAGCGCAATGCCAACGACGCAGCCACCGCACAGGCGGACACCGTCGGTCAGCTGGCCGCCGAGGGCAAGCTGCCCGACCTGCTGCCTCTCACCCACGGCGCCGACTTCATCCAGGTCGTCGACAGCAGTGGGCGCGTGGTGGCCGCCAGCCAGAACCTCGTCGGCCGTCCGGCCGTCGCCGACCTGCGCCCCCATGAGGGCAGGCTGCGCGCCACCTGGTCCGGCGAACCATTCGGCGAAGGACACCGCCAGCGGATCGTCGCCGTCACCGCCCAGACCCCCGGCGGCGCGGTCACCGTGTACGCGGGCACGTCGCTGCGGGACGCGGACGCGGCCGACGAGATCACCAAGGTCGCGCTGGGCATCGGCACACCGCTGCTGCTGGCCACGGTCGCCCTGGTCACCTGGTGGGTGACCGGCCGGGCCCTGCGTCCGGTGGAAGCCATCCGCTCCGAGGTCGCCGAGATCACCGGACGCGCTCTGCACCGCCGCGTCCCGGTACCGGCCGCCCAGGACGAAGTCGCCCGCCTCGCCCGCACCATGAACGCCACCCTCGACCGCCTGGAGGACGCCGTCGTCCGCCAGCGCCGATTCATCGCCGACGCCTCGCACGAACTGCGCAGCCCCATCACCGTCCTGCGCACCCAGTTGGAGGTCGCCCTCGCCCATCCGGACCCGGCCCTGTGGCCCGACCTGGTCAGTGACGCCCTGGAGGACACCGTCCGGCTCCAGGACCTCGCCTCCGACCTGCTGCTCCTCGCCCGTCTGGACGCGGCCGAGCCGGTCAGCCGCCTCCCGCTGGACATGGCCGAACTCTGCCGTACGACCGTTTCCGCGCGTCACGGCGACCGGCTCCCCATCGACACCAGGCTGCAACCCGGCCTCACCGTGGAGGGCAACCGCGGCTGGCTGGTCAGACTCCTCACCAACCTCCTCGACAACGCCCAACGGCATGCCGATCGCCGCATCGAACTGACGCTGCGCTCCGACCCGGACGCCGGCCTGGCCGTACTGAAGGTGACCGACGACGGACCCGGCATTCCCGAGGCCGACCGTGAGCGGATCTTCGAGCGCTTCACCCGCCTGGACGACGCCCGCAGCCGGGACCTCGGCGGAGCCGGTCTCGGGCTGGCCATCGCCCGCGACATCGCCCATCAGCACCACGGCACCCTCCGCGTCGAACCCCACCCGTACGGCGCCGGCATCGTCGCCCGCCTCCCGCTGTCGCCACCCGGGCCCTGA
- a CDS encoding helix-turn-helix transcriptional regulator: MTRKDTNVIGRREELSLLRELIAPPHKESHVLLLLGDPGLGKTVLLAEAAREAKAAGMRVLATAGRESEQDLAFAGLHQLLRPVLDRAARLPTRQAEALRGAFGLCDDPAPPDALLTGIAVLTLLSELSDEQPLLVAADDAQWLDRASLDALAFAARRLESERLVLLAGARGNVPPAGFERDLPQLLLRPLTRPDAGLLLDAQPRPPRGRLREQVLAQAVGNPLALIELARVIAADPDAGRRWTAEPLPLTGQLTALMAAQYVTLPPAARSALLLAAAADSPDLTTAVPGLSADALAPAEAAGLIRLDTPGPRFAHPLTRSAVYHAASFAERAAAHRQVADALRDQPDRHAWHLAAAALEPDERLAALLEDSAAQAQRRGGAAAAARALERAAELSPGEGDKARRLLAAAELALPAGQADWVRELAGKVLTLTSAPDLRIAARLDIGWSLLWSNRNTDAFDTLLSVAAEASPRLPAIAWQAVWMAATVAHQTGLPEVCAKARAALDLLDSRDGPTPSAEDRPADRADEYRIWIRACTDPFGERADIVPRLRRTAGGSLADPGTFGAAAWVLDETELAVRVLREALSRLRAPGVRGASGGVLSALEWACVDSGRWDDALAAAREAGDIAAAYKMETVAGSADLTTAIVAAMRGEHDQVAPLLARVRAAVDTSEYRGFAARIWQTAGLAALAQGTYVTAYAQLSRLFAADGTPLHHHFSYLAVADLAAAAVRAERHLEARTLLERALARVDPAPGPRLQQLAARARGLLAEPDSAEAHFAAPLADPTGDTWPFERAQLQLDYGEWLRRQRRINDAKPILVTALETFRRLGAAPWTRRAESELRACGVTVQAPQGAPGALEGLTAQQREIVILAGHGLTNGEIADRLFLSPRTVASHLYRSYPKLGIAGRRQLRDIIDQRMTPRAGR, from the coding sequence ATGACCCGCAAGGACACGAACGTGATCGGGCGGCGGGAGGAGCTGTCCCTGTTGCGGGAACTGATCGCCCCGCCCCACAAGGAAAGCCACGTTCTGCTGCTCCTGGGCGATCCGGGTCTGGGCAAGACCGTCCTGCTGGCCGAAGCCGCGCGCGAGGCCAAGGCGGCGGGGATGCGGGTGCTGGCGACCGCCGGCAGGGAGTCGGAGCAGGACCTGGCGTTCGCCGGGCTGCACCAGCTGCTGCGCCCGGTGCTGGACCGCGCGGCCCGCCTGCCGACCCGCCAGGCCGAGGCGCTGCGCGGTGCGTTCGGGCTCTGTGACGACCCCGCGCCGCCCGACGCCCTGCTCACCGGGATCGCCGTACTCACCCTGCTGTCCGAGCTGTCCGACGAGCAGCCGCTGCTGGTGGCAGCCGACGACGCGCAATGGCTGGACCGTGCCTCCCTCGACGCGCTCGCCTTCGCCGCCCGCCGCCTGGAATCGGAGCGGCTCGTGCTGCTGGCCGGCGCCCGCGGGAACGTACCTCCGGCCGGTTTCGAGCGGGACCTGCCGCAGCTCCTGCTGCGACCACTCACCCGGCCGGACGCGGGCCTGCTCCTGGACGCGCAACCGCGCCCGCCGCGCGGTCGGCTGCGTGAACAGGTGCTGGCCCAGGCGGTCGGCAACCCACTGGCGCTGATCGAGCTGGCCAGGGTGATCGCCGCGGATCCCGACGCGGGGCGCCGATGGACCGCCGAGCCGCTGCCGTTGACCGGGCAGCTGACCGCCCTCATGGCCGCCCAGTACGTCACTCTGCCCCCGGCGGCCCGATCCGCGCTGCTGCTCGCCGCGGCCGCCGACAGCCCGGACCTGACCACGGCGGTACCAGGGCTTTCCGCCGACGCGCTCGCCCCGGCGGAAGCGGCGGGCCTGATCCGGCTGGACACGCCGGGCCCGCGGTTCGCCCATCCGCTCACCCGGTCGGCCGTCTACCATGCCGCGTCCTTCGCCGAGCGGGCCGCGGCGCACCGACAGGTCGCCGACGCGCTCCGCGACCAGCCCGACCGCCACGCCTGGCATCTGGCGGCCGCCGCGCTGGAACCCGACGAGCGCCTGGCCGCACTGCTCGAGGACAGCGCGGCCCAGGCACAGCGCCGCGGTGGCGCCGCCGCGGCGGCACGCGCCCTCGAACGCGCCGCCGAGCTCAGCCCCGGCGAAGGCGACAAGGCCCGGCGACTGCTGGCCGCCGCCGAACTCGCCCTGCCCGCCGGACAGGCCGACTGGGTACGCGAACTGGCGGGCAAGGTACTCACGCTGACCTCCGCCCCGGACCTGCGCATCGCCGCCCGGCTGGACATCGGCTGGTCGCTGCTGTGGTCCAACCGCAACACCGACGCGTTCGACACACTCCTGTCCGTCGCCGCCGAGGCATCCCCGAGGCTGCCGGCCATCGCGTGGCAGGCCGTCTGGATGGCCGCCACGGTCGCCCATCAGACCGGACTCCCCGAAGTCTGCGCCAAGGCACGTGCCGCCCTCGACCTGCTCGACTCCCGGGACGGGCCAACGCCGTCGGCCGAGGACCGGCCCGCCGACCGCGCCGACGAGTACCGGATCTGGATCCGGGCCTGCACGGACCCGTTCGGCGAAAGAGCCGACATCGTCCCCCGCCTGCGGCGCACAGCGGGAGGATCCCTCGCGGACCCGGGTACGTTCGGCGCGGCGGCCTGGGTCCTGGACGAAACCGAACTGGCGGTCAGGGTGCTGCGCGAAGCCCTCAGCCGGCTGCGCGCCCCGGGCGTCCGCGGTGCCAGCGGCGGCGTGCTGTCGGCACTGGAATGGGCATGCGTCGACAGCGGGCGCTGGGACGACGCACTCGCCGCCGCCCGAGAGGCGGGCGACATCGCCGCCGCCTACAAGATGGAAACCGTCGCGGGCTCGGCCGACCTCACCACGGCCATCGTGGCGGCCATGCGCGGCGAACACGACCAGGTGGCACCGCTGCTGGCCCGCGTGCGCGCCGCTGTAGACACCTCCGAATACCGTGGGTTCGCGGCCAGGATCTGGCAGACGGCAGGTCTCGCCGCGCTGGCCCAGGGCACCTACGTGACCGCGTACGCGCAGCTCAGCCGGCTCTTCGCCGCCGACGGCACCCCCCTGCACCATCACTTCTCGTACCTTGCCGTCGCCGACCTGGCCGCTGCGGCGGTGCGCGCCGAACGGCACCTCGAAGCGCGTACGTTGCTGGAGCGCGCGCTGGCTCGCGTGGATCCCGCGCCCGGGCCGCGCCTGCAACAACTCGCGGCCCGCGCCCGCGGACTGCTCGCCGAGCCCGACAGCGCCGAAGCCCACTTCGCCGCGCCCCTGGCCGATCCCACCGGAGACACGTGGCCGTTCGAACGGGCCCAGCTTCAGCTGGACTACGGGGAATGGCTGCGCAGGCAGCGACGGATCAACGACGCCAAGCCCATCCTCGTGACCGCTCTGGAAACGTTCCGCCGTCTGGGCGCGGCACCGTGGACCCGGCGCGCGGAATCCGAGCTGCGTGCCTGCGGCGTAACGGTGCAAGCCCCGCAGGGCGCCCCGGGCGCGCTGGAGGGCCTCACTGCTCAACAGCGCGAGATCGTCATCCTCGCCGGACACGGCCTGACCAACGGCGAGATCGCCGACCGTCTGTTCCTGTCCCCCCGCACCGTCGCCTCACACCTGTACCGCTCCTATCCCAAGCTCGGCATCGCCGGCCGTCGCCAACTCCGCGACATCATCGACCAGCGGATGACACCACGGGCCGGCCGCTAG
- a CDS encoding alpha/beta fold hydrolase, with product MELNSYSGLPNERVKAANGIDYAYRDTGPTDDGAGVPLVLLQHFRGNLDNWDPALIDALAPARRVIAFDNAGVGGSTGTTPNTADRMAHDAIAFIEAIGALGLGQGPVDVLGFSLGSFVAQQIALTRPALVRRLILASSAPQGADGMHGWAPEVIDAVGNPETSPAEYLSVFFTGSPASRQAGRQTLQRIYGARSEDRDTATDWATREAQYDAVCTWGIPDHAKLQRLSCLRMPVFVANGDSDPMILPHHSHLLAGLIPQARVKIYPDSAHGFLFQHHAEFAADVDAFLGGPR from the coding sequence ATGGAGCTCAACTCGTACTCAGGTCTGCCGAACGAGCGGGTCAAGGCCGCGAACGGCATCGACTACGCGTACCGCGACACCGGCCCGACGGACGACGGCGCCGGTGTGCCGCTGGTCCTTCTCCAGCACTTCCGTGGAAACCTCGACAACTGGGATCCGGCGCTGATCGACGCGCTGGCACCGGCCCGGCGTGTCATCGCCTTCGACAACGCCGGAGTCGGCGGCTCCACCGGGACGACTCCGAACACCGCGGACCGGATGGCACACGACGCCATCGCCTTCATCGAGGCGATCGGGGCCCTGGGCCTCGGCCAGGGCCCAGTCGATGTACTGGGATTCTCTCTCGGCAGCTTCGTCGCGCAGCAGATCGCCCTGACCAGGCCGGCGCTCGTCAGAAGGCTGATCCTCGCCTCGTCGGCGCCGCAGGGCGCCGACGGCATGCACGGCTGGGCCCCTGAGGTCATCGACGCTGTCGGCAACCCTGAAACCAGCCCCGCGGAATACTTGAGCGTCTTCTTCACCGGATCCCCGGCAAGCCGGCAGGCCGGCCGGCAAACCCTGCAGCGGATCTACGGCGCCCGGAGCGAAGACCGGGACACGGCGACCGACTGGGCGACCCGCGAGGCGCAGTACGACGCGGTGTGCACGTGGGGGATCCCCGATCACGCGAAGCTCCAGCGGCTCAGCTGCCTGAGGATGCCCGTGTTCGTGGCGAACGGCGACAGCGACCCGATGATCCTGCCGCACCACTCCCACCTGCTCGCGGGTCTGATCCCGCAGGCCCGCGTGAAGATCTATCCCGACTCGGCGCACGGGTTCCTGTTCCAGCACCACGCGGAATTCGCCGCGGACGTCGACGCCTTCCTCGGCGGCCCTCGATGA
- a CDS encoding prolyl oligopeptidase family serine peptidase gives MTGTHMIVLPGGGYAEHASHEAEPVVDWLGGIGVRASVFRYPLRARHPEPLNALRAEIRRRRAAGAQRIGLIGFSAGGHLAGLAALAPGAPPDEAVDFAVLGYAITSMETETYRPARVILLGEDAGPGLRRSTSLDSLVTPQSPPFFVWHTAEDPYVPAEHTYRLAAALAAGQVPHAVHVFAHGPHSLGLARNAGEAAIWTTLAKAWIHEQA, from the coding sequence ATGACCGGCACCCACATGATCGTCCTGCCCGGCGGCGGGTACGCCGAACACGCTTCGCACGAGGCCGAGCCGGTGGTGGATTGGCTCGGCGGCATAGGAGTGCGGGCGAGCGTGTTCCGCTATCCGCTCCGCGCCCGGCACCCGGAGCCGCTCAACGCGCTGCGCGCCGAGATCCGCCGCCGGCGGGCGGCCGGCGCACAGCGCATCGGTCTCATCGGTTTCTCCGCGGGAGGCCATCTGGCCGGGCTGGCAGCCCTCGCGCCGGGCGCCCCGCCCGATGAGGCGGTGGACTTCGCCGTGCTCGGTTACGCCATCACCTCGATGGAGACCGAGACCTACCGTCCGGCCCGGGTGATCCTTCTCGGCGAGGACGCCGGCCCCGGGCTGCGCCGGTCGACATCGCTGGATTCGCTGGTCACACCCCAGTCGCCGCCTTTCTTCGTCTGGCACACCGCGGAGGACCCCTATGTCCCCGCCGAACACACCTACCGCCTTGCCGCGGCGCTCGCGGCCGGCCAAGTCCCCCACGCCGTGCACGTGTTCGCCCACGGCCCGCACAGCCTCGGCCTCGCCCGGAACGCCGGCGAGGCCGCGATATGGACCACGCTGGCGAAAGCCTGGATCCACGAACAGGCGTGA
- a CDS encoding tautomerase family protein has product MDAPSTFDTGALDRDRQIAVVSRFTGMVAEAAGDPTLADRTWVLLTEAVPGRWGLGGDQ; this is encoded by the coding sequence TTGGACGCGCCGTCGACGTTCGACACGGGTGCTCTCGACCGCGACAGACAGATCGCGGTGGTGAGCCGGTTCACCGGCATGGTCGCGGAGGCCGCCGGCGACCCGACGCTCGCGGACCGCACCTGGGTGTTGCTGACCGAGGCCGTGCCCGGTCGGTGGGGGCTGGGCGGGGACCAGTGA
- a CDS encoding MBL fold metallo-hydrolase gives MSLDFDVFVVEPKPIPSAVPGFEEVVGPATWPPSTSTLIRDDDGAVLVDCLITVREGRELAAWVKSHDCEPGYVYITHPHADHFLGLTEILAAFPQARPVALAESVSAMQEQISAGYMQVWGGFFPGQLTGKPVPPGPLAGSTIPIGGSSATVIPVGTTDTGHSSVVHVPDLSLVVSGDVVYNRTHMWLAGSTPDSRADWARALDAVAALEADTLIAGHRDPRAADDDARRQIDESRRYLADFETALERSSAPGELIDRMTAAHPELANPYTLWVAAHDLLGTGN, from the coding sequence ATGAGCCTTGACTTTGACGTGTTCGTGGTGGAGCCCAAGCCGATCCCGAGTGCGGTACCGGGATTCGAGGAGGTGGTGGGCCCGGCGACCTGGCCGCCGTCCACATCGACGCTGATCAGAGATGACGACGGTGCCGTGCTGGTCGACTGCCTCATCACCGTGCGAGAGGGCCGGGAGCTGGCGGCGTGGGTGAAGTCCCACGACTGCGAGCCCGGGTACGTGTACATCACCCATCCGCACGCCGACCACTTCCTCGGGCTGACGGAGATCCTGGCGGCGTTCCCGCAGGCGAGGCCGGTGGCCCTGGCCGAGTCCGTCTCCGCGATGCAGGAGCAGATCTCAGCGGGGTACATGCAGGTCTGGGGCGGGTTCTTCCCCGGCCAGCTGACCGGCAAGCCCGTCCCGCCCGGGCCGCTGGCCGGCAGCACGATCCCGATCGGAGGCTCATCGGCCACGGTGATCCCGGTCGGGACCACCGACACCGGGCATTCCAGCGTCGTCCATGTCCCGGACCTGAGCCTGGTCGTCTCCGGTGACGTCGTCTACAACCGGACGCACATGTGGCTGGCGGGATCGACACCGGACTCCCGGGCCGACTGGGCGCGGGCGCTGGACGCCGTGGCGGCGCTGGAGGCCGACACCCTGATCGCCGGCCACCGCGATCCACGGGCCGCGGACGACGACGCCCGCCGCCAGATCGACGAAAGCCGCCGCTACCTGGCCGATTTCGAGACGGCGCTGGAACGCAGCTCCGCACCGGGCGAGCTCATCGACCGGATGACGGCCGCCCATCCCGAGCTGGCGAACCCCTACACGCTGTGGGTCGCGGCCCACGACCTGCTCGGCACCGGGAACTGA
- a CDS encoding low temperature requirement protein A, protein MPAETREAAGLEPAAEGRGTRVLNLRRMTARRTDEAYRSSTPLELFFDLCFVAAVAQAASHLHHDLSGGHLGHAVGNYLWVFFAIWWAWGNFTWFASAYDNDDDAYRLLTMVQIAGALTLAAGVPRAFESGDYLVITLGYVILRLAMVMQWLRAARADPERRTTTLRYAVGYALVQAGWVARLAFDQPTYLFVGLALAVGELLVPIWAERAQVTTFHPDHITERFGLFTMIVLGEAVLAATVAVQTAADSRDGTDVDLLVLAGSGLLLVFSLWWLYFDRTTQRMLRSMPTTIIWGYGHYLVFASTAAIGAGLAVAVDALIGHARVTHLQQGLAVGIPLAAWIATVRWLRVGPPLRGPAVAASPMAAVLVLAAAWTSAAVPLMAVITAALAAVTTWAARRTD, encoded by the coding sequence ATGCCCGCGGAGACCAGAGAAGCGGCCGGCCTGGAACCGGCCGCGGAAGGCCGCGGCACGCGGGTGCTGAACCTACGCAGAATGACGGCCCGCCGGACCGACGAGGCGTACCGGTCCTCCACCCCGCTGGAACTGTTCTTCGACCTCTGTTTCGTCGCCGCCGTCGCGCAGGCCGCCTCCCATCTGCATCACGACCTGAGCGGCGGGCACCTCGGCCATGCCGTGGGCAACTATCTCTGGGTGTTCTTCGCGATCTGGTGGGCCTGGGGGAACTTCACCTGGTTCGCCTCCGCGTACGACAACGACGACGACGCCTATCGCCTGCTGACCATGGTGCAGATCGCCGGGGCGCTGACCTTGGCCGCCGGCGTACCCCGGGCCTTCGAGTCCGGCGACTATCTCGTCATCACCCTCGGCTACGTGATCCTGCGGCTGGCCATGGTCATGCAGTGGCTGCGGGCGGCCAGGGCCGATCCGGAACGGCGCACGACCACCCTGCGGTACGCCGTCGGCTACGCCCTGGTACAGGCCGGATGGGTCGCTCGCCTCGCCTTCGACCAGCCGACGTACCTCTTTGTCGGGCTGGCGCTGGCCGTGGGCGAGTTGCTGGTCCCGATCTGGGCCGAGCGGGCGCAGGTGACGACCTTTCACCCGGACCACATCACCGAGCGGTTCGGGCTGTTCACCATGATCGTGCTCGGCGAGGCGGTGCTGGCCGCGACCGTCGCCGTGCAGACCGCGGCCGACTCGCGCGACGGCACCGACGTCGACCTGCTGGTCCTCGCCGGCAGCGGTCTGCTGCTCGTCTTCAGCCTGTGGTGGCTCTACTTCGACCGGACCACCCAGCGCATGCTGCGCTCCATGCCCACGACGATCATCTGGGGCTACGGCCACTACCTCGTCTTCGCCTCGACCGCGGCGATCGGCGCCGGACTCGCCGTCGCCGTCGACGCCCTCATCGGCCATGCGCGCGTCACACACCTGCAGCAGGGCTTGGCTGTCGGCATACCCCTCGCCGCCTGGATCGCGACGGTCCGGTGGCTGCGCGTAGGCCCGCCGCTGCGCGGTCCCGCCGTCGCGGCCTCCCCCATGGCCGCGGTTCTGGTGCTGGCCGCGGCCTGGACCTCCGCGGCCGTGCCCCTGATGGCCGTGATCACCGCGGCGCTGGCGGCAGTGACGACCTGGGCCGCGCGGCGGACGGACTGA